In the genome of Campylobacter helveticus, the window CGTAACAATAGATTATGACAGCATTGACGAAACTCTAAAACTTTGGAATTTAATTATGGTAAAAACATCGCAAAGTTTAGAAAAAATAGCAAATAAACTAGATATGGAATATGTTGAACCCTCATCAATTACCATTTTGAAAAAAAGCGAGGAAAATTAACTTTGAGGCAGATTTTTATTATAACATTTCTCATTACAACTCTTAGTGCCAACTACTATATAGAAGCAGGGAAAAGATTTGGGATAGACCCTCAGCTTTTATGGACTATCGCCTATAAAGAAAGTAGGCTTAATCCAAATATTATCAGTAAGAAAAACAAAAATGGAAGCTATGATATAGGCATAATGCAAATTAATAGTATTCATTTGCCTAGACTTAAAAAACAATATGGAATTAGCAAAGAGGATTTACTAAACCCAAAAATCAATATCTTTATAGGTGCAGAAATTTTAAAAATGTGTTTTAATAAGCACGGCTTAAATGAAAAAGCTATCACTTGCTATAACGGCAGAATCAAGAATAATAATTATGGCAAAGAGGTGCTTTCTTTACTCAAAGAAGCTAGAGAAAACAATGGAAGAATGCAAAAATAATTATGCCTGAAATCAATTATTTGCAAATAGCATTTTTTCTTTATATATGCTTTGCCTTGACAGGAATTATCCTCTATTTTATCAATACGGCATATAAAATCTACCAAATTTATTACAAACTAGGTAGGAAATTTAAGTGGATTAAGGGGCGTTATCATTATGTAAAATGGAAAATTCCAAATCTTGAAAAACAAATAGAGAAGCATAAAAAGAAAAAATTTGATGAGTGGAAGAAGTTTAGGTCATTTAAGAGATAGGCTCGGTATTGTATTTTCTGAATAAATCAAAGTTCCCTTAAGAAGAGAGTTGGAAAATAAGTCCCACGCAGAAATATCAAAATTAAATCTAAGATTTACTAACCTTATTGCCCTTATTCAATTCTTCAAGCTGTTTAGAAATTTTTTTCAAATTTCTAACAATATCATGGTTGCTATTAAAAAATATAACATCTTTCAATAAACTTACGGCTTTTTTACGAGAATCTTGAGTATTATTGTCTATCGTATTACAATTTTCCGCAATTTCACCGTTATCGCTTTTCTCTTTACGCCACTCAGCAGTCTCATGCAAATATCTCACCAATACAACAATAAGCAATATAACGGCAATCGCCAATGAAAACAAAATGGGTATGTAAAATGAATTAATATCCATTACTTTATCCCTTCTTAAAAACACCAACTTGTGGAACTTGCTATAATTTCTCCTTTAAAATTTCCCATCACAAAACCTCTCAATCAGGCTTAAAGCCACTCTCTAAGATAATTTTAGTCATCGCACCTCTTAAGTGCTTAAACTTATCCATAGCTTCTACATTGCTAAATCTTAAAAGCCTTACTTTATCATCTTGCTTGAAAAGCACTTGAAACACTTCGCCACTTTCTTTACATTTTACTAAATCCATATTTGTAAAATCTTCGATAAATTCGTAATCTTTTGTAAATTTATCAATAGAAATATCAAACAAATCTGCATTATAATTTTCTTTTAAATCTACTTTTAAAAGTGCTTGTTCTACTTCGTTTTGTGTCATTTTGAGTCCTTAGAATTTTGGCAAGTTTTAGTTTATTCAATTTTAATGATTAGTCTAAAAGAATGAATAATATGATTAATGATATTTTCGCACATTATTTTCCTTTCTCAAATAAATTCTGCTCTTGTATTAATTCAGGTTCGATAATGCCTTCAATATCTTTTAAAAAGTATTCATTTTCTAAAACCTGCAAATCTTCGCTAATATAAGTTTTGCAAATCAAAGTCCCTCTTATCTTATCTCCGCAAGATAATTTAACCCTTCGATTCTTTAAATCCTTTTTAAAATTTTCATCATCAATTTTGACCTTTATCGCCCTATCGTGGATAATTTCCCATTTGCTTTCTCCTGCTAAATCAGGCTTTTTTATAATAAATGCACCTTGTATGTGGCTGATATGCTCCTTAACATCTTCAGTCATTTTTGGGTCATAATCAAATGTTTCACTTATTCCATTACTTTTTCTTCAAATATTATCATAGGCTTATGTTTAAACTCCTTTGCTTTATGTGTTAATTGTGATACGCAGCGGAGTAAATTAGAGCGATTAGTATTATAACCATAATGCTTCAACTCACTCTCTTCTACAAGATTTTGATATTCTTTAGGAATATCAAAGTATTCTTTATTTTGTATCTTTTTCAATATCATCTTTTTAGATTTGATGAGTAAAGTCGAGATTAATTCTTTTGGATTATTTACATAGTTTTTAATATCCTCATCACTTATTTTTCTAAGCTGTTCTGCAATCCATATTTTTATAGAACCTTTTTCTATGGATTTAATTTGAATATTTATATCAACTTCAACTCCAAAAACCGAAACCAAAGAGCGATTCAAATCATCAATGCTTAAAAGTAAATCCGTAATCTTTTTAAAAAATAGCGTAGCATTTTCTTCGTCAAGATATTCAAATTTTAACTCATAGTTTTGTTCTACCATCGATTTCTTTCTGCTGACATTTTCTTCATTTTAAAAAGATAAGTGTTAGGATATATCGTTTTCTTATCCCTTTACACTTGCTTTATTATATAAAAACTCTTTAATTTTTATTCATATTCCAACGATTTATATTAAGAGCAATTGCTTCCACGGGAACTTTATAAAGAAAAGAATTTGCTATACTTTGTGCTTTCATCTCCTTACTCCTCTCATATCATCATTATAACACAATAATAAATAACTAACGATTTTTATTCCTAAACTCACTAGGCTTTATAGCATTTTCATCTTTCCAAAGTCCTAGTTTAAACATTTGTGCGTCTGCTTGTTCGGCTAAATATTTTGTAGAATAGCTTTCATAAGCCCACGCATAACCATTTTTAACCATTTCTTTATTAATGTCTTTATCGTTTAAAAGGATTGTGCCTATAGTTCTTTGATATTTATCTTTATCGTTAATGATGAGGATTATTTCCTTATCTAAAATGAGAGAGCTTAAATATTCTTTTGCTTCTTTTCCAAAAGCTTGTTTTTTCTCAGGGGCGTCTATGCCAAATAAACGCACTTTAATCTTAGGACTTTGTTTAATGTCTTCTTGCTTCACTAATAATTCTATGGTATCTCCGTCTATCACTCTTAAAACTCTTCCTTGTATGTTGGAGTAAGTTAGAGTGGTGTTTTGTGGTAAAAAGTGAGTGAGATTAAGGTTTGAAAGTATATTGTGGTTTAAGCTTGAAGATAAGCTTGGACTTTGACTTATTATAAAAATAACAATAGCGATAACTAAAGAAAAAGTTATCTTCTTTGTTTTTAGTATTCTTTTGAGTAGGTTGATTAATGTCATAGTATGTCCTTATTCTTAACAACCTTTATTGTTTCAAACCTACACCCCACTTTTCCTAAATCCATTATATTAAAGCGTTCGTCCTTATCATTATCATAATTATAAAAAGCGACTTTAAAGCCCTTTAAAACAACTCCATAACGCTTTTCGTTAAGACTTTTAAGCTCTACTATATTACCCTCGCAAATCTGCTCTTTATAGTAAAAAATCATTTCCATAATTCTGTCCTTTCCATTTACATCTTTGCAAAATCAAACATCATTTTTCCCTTATCGCCCTCAACTTGTGGCAATGGTTTTTCTATGACCTTTATGCCCTTGTTTTCATATTTAAGATTTTGAATTTGCTCTTTAGTTTTTCTCTTTCTTTTAGGGCGAGTAATACCATCAAAGTGAAACTCTATTCTTGGTTTTGCTCTAGAAAACTCAAGTATAGCTTGTTCTATATACAAGCCTTTACAACCTTTTGGCAATTGCTCTAAAACATCTAAAACTTCTTGACTTTTTATATTAATCACTAATCTTGTGGCATTATTTGTCATATTCTTCCTTTCTTTCAAATCTATTCCACATTTCTATGATAAAGAAAAATAAAGGAAAAATAGCAAGGATAGAAGCAAGAGTCATTTCAAAGTCTTTCTTGCTATCAAAATACACTATAAGATACAAATCTATAACCGCTGCTATTACAGCTATTCCCATTAAGATTTTTAATTTCAAATTTTTCCTTAACACTCTTATCCTTTAAAAATTAAACTCGGGCTTATTGTCCTCTTCTGCATTGCAAGAATTTATAATGTCCTCATTGTGAAATAATGGAATTCTTATCTCATCTTTTTCAATTTTTCCCTCAAAAAAGGTATGGAAAAAGACATCGTCTCTCCACAACAGCATTAAAGAAGCCTCTATGGCTTTTTCTTGCATATCTTTTGGAACTCTTTGCCATTTACTAAGAGCATTTTCGTTCATAGGTATTGTGATTTGTCGAGTCATTATTTTTGCTCCTTTCTAATTTAGATTTTCAAAAGCACCTTTATAATAACCTCTAACATTTGAGTATTCATAAGGATTTGGTGCCAAGATAATGTTCGGTCTTTCTTGCCTAATATATTCCTCATCTAAAAAATAAGCTCCCCCACCTCCTATAATGACCCCATCAGAGCGTATCATTAAGTCGCCGCATTTATTTGAGAATTCGTCCAAAACAAAATCAATATATCTTTCAGTCATCGACATTATGGTGTCCTTAAAATCAATTCTTTGACCTGCAATTTTGACCTCTCTATTTAGAAAAACTTTTTTAGCTTCCTGTTCGCTAAAATCTACCCTATACTCTCTAGTAAGAATTTTTTGTAAATCCACGATGATTTTGTTGGCTCCACCTTGATTAGCAAAACACAAATCGGACCTAGCCTCATTATCATCAAACACTAAAAAGTCTAAAGTGTTGTATCCTATGTCAATAACACCTATTAACTCATCTTCCTTTGGCATAGGACACTCTAAAAATATTCCCTGTCCTTGAGCAAAAAGAAAAATCTTGGGTTTTAAATGAATTTCACCTATAGTAAAACTTTTTAATGAATTCATAAAATCCTCTGCAACTTGATAGTTTAATAAAGACAAACCTGTGGCAATGGAAATAGGCTTATCAAAATCAATTTCAGCCTGCTTTAAAGCGTGAAAAACTAATAATGGGGAGTATTTGTTTAAAAAATTAAAGCCTCTTGTAGCGATAGCTCCCAAAAGAGCCTT includes:
- a CDS encoding lytic transglycosylase domain-containing protein; this translates as MRQIFIITFLITTLSANYYIEAGKRFGIDPQLLWTIAYKESRLNPNIISKKNKNGSYDIGIMQINSIHLPRLKKQYGISKEDLLNPKINIFIGAEILKMCFNKHGLNEKAITCYNGRIKNNNYGKEVLSLLKEARENNGRMQK
- a CDS encoding thermonuclease family protein, yielding MTLINLLKRILKTKKITFSLVIAIVIFIISQSPSLSSSLNHNILSNLNLTHFLPQNTTLTYSNIQGRVLRVIDGDTIELLVKQEDIKQSPKIKVRLFGIDAPEKKQAFGKEAKEYLSSLILDKEIILIINDKDKYQRTIGTILLNDKDINKEMVKNGYAWAYESYSTKYLAEQADAQMFKLGLWKDENAIKPSEFRNKNR
- a CDS encoding ParM/StbA family protein translates to MQQIAIDIGYGDTKVYYEGKCFKFPSAIEQVRQAQVDLSENKKDVYLYNGVQYRVGQKALLGAIATRGFNFLNKYSPLLVFHALKQAEIDFDKPISIATGLSLLNYQVAEDFMNSLKSFTIGEIHLKPKIFLFAQGQGIFLECPMPKEDELIGVIDIGYNTLDFLVFDDNEARSDLCFANQGGANKIIVDLQKILTREYRVDFSEQEAKKVFLNREVKIAGQRIDFKDTIMSMTERYIDFVLDEFSNKCGDLMIRSDGVIIGGGGAYFLDEEYIRQERPNIILAPNPYEYSNVRGYYKGAFENLN